The Polyangium spumosum DNA window GACGGGCGAGAGGGCGCTCGTCCGGCGAAGCAGGGACCTCTTCATGAGGCGCGCACTTTATCGGCTCGTGATCGTGAAATGAAGCGATCTTTCGCCGTGTCAGGGGCGGGCGAAGAGGAGCACGAGCGCGCCGAGGGCGATGCGGTAGACGCCGAACGGCGCGAGCCCGAAGCGCGTGAGGTACCGCAGGAATGCGGCGATCACGAGCCACGCGACGACGAACGAGGCGGCGAGGCCGACGGCGAGCGAGAGCGGGCCGGAGGGGGAGGCGAGCAGGGCCGCGCCGCCCTTGGCGAGGTCGTAGACGGTGGCGGCGCCGAGGGTGGGGATGGCCAGCAGGAAGGAGAAGTCGGCCGCGGCCTTGGTGCGGAGGCCGGCGAGCTGGCCGCCCATGATCGTGGTCATGGAGCGGGAGGCGCCGGGCCAGAGGGCGAAGCACTGGAAGAGGCCGATCACCGCGGCGCGGCCGAGCGTGACGGAGGCGAGGTCCGCGTCGTCGTCTTCGCCCGTCTCCGCGCCGTTTTTGCGTCGCCAGGTGTCGACGCCGGTCATCACGACGCCGCCGACGATGAGCGCGAGGCCAACGGGGCCGGGGCCGAAGAGGTGCTCCTTGATGGTGCGGTGGAGCAAGAAGCCCACGAGCGCGGCCGGGGTGAAGGCGACGGCGAGCGCGGCGAGCAGCCGGAGGCTCGCCGGGTCGCGGCGGAGGGATCCGCGGGCGAGGGTGGCGAGGCGGGCGCGGTAATACACGACGACGGCGACGACGGCGCCGAGCTGGATGACGACGTCGAGGGTCTTTGCGACCTCGTCGTGCTGGCCGAGCCAGGCGCCGAGCAGGATGAGGTGTCCGGTCGACGAGACGGGCAGGAACTCGGTGAGGCCCTCGAGCGCGCCGAGGAGCAGGGCGTCGAGCCAGGTCATCCGGCTTCAGGCGGCGGCGCCGCGCCTCGCCTCGAGGCTGGCCTGCTCGGCGGCGGCCTGGGTGGTGGCGTAGCGGGCGAAGCGCTTCGTGCCGCCCATGAAGATACGTCCCTGGTCCTTGAGCGTCTTCAGCGCGGAGCCGACGGCGGAGCGGGTGAAGCCGGATTGCCGCTCGATCTCGCCGACGCTGAGGCCCGAGCCGTTGGCGATGATGCGGGCGATACGCTCGATGGCGGCGGCGCGCTCCTCGCTGGTCGGGCGAGCGGCGTGCCGGCGCTCGGAGACGGGGGCGCGTACGGTGGCGGGGGCGCGGTTCGGCGCGCGTTTGGTGCGTGCGGGTGTGGGCGTGGACACGGGCGCGGACCTTGCCGGGGTCGAGCGGGGGGCGGGGCGCGAGGCGGGGGCGCGCTCGATGCCGAGGCGGCGGAGGATGAGCGCGCGGATCTGGTCGGCCAATTCGCGGGAGAACTTGCTGACGAGCTCTTCGAGCTCTGCGTCGAAGGGTTGCGCCATGGGAGCGGACCGTAGCATATCCGTCCGGCTGTCTTGCGCGAAGGGCGGGAGAACGCGCGCGAAGGGCGGGGAGGCTCGCGCGAAGAGCGGGGAGGCTCGCGCGAAGAGCGGGGAGGCTCGCGCGAAGAGCGGGGAGGCTCGCGCGAAGAGCGGGGAGGCTCGCGCGAAGAGCGGGGAGGTTCGCGCGAAGGGCGGGGAGGTTCGCGCGAAGGGCGGGGAGGCTCGCGCGAAGGGCGGGGAGGTTCGCGCGAAGGGCGGGGAGGCTCGCGCGAAGGGCGGGGTGTGCAACCGGAATCTTGGGTGACACTTCAGACCGGCAGCCTGGGTGACACTTCCTCGCTCCTCGAGGCATCGACCCACCACCTTGGGTAGCGCGGACCGGCGGCGCAGGGACGTGGACCGGC harbors:
- a CDS encoding undecaprenyl-diphosphate phosphatase; translated protein: MTWLDALLLGALEGLTEFLPVSSTGHLILLGAWLGQHDEVAKTLDVVIQLGAVVAVVVYYRARLATLARGSLRRDPASLRLLAALAVAFTPAALVGFLLHRTIKEHLFGPGPVGLALIVGGVVMTGVDTWRRKNGAETGEDDDADLASVTLGRAAVIGLFQCFALWPGASRSMTTIMGGQLAGLRTKAAADFSFLLAIPTLGAATVYDLAKGGAALLASPSGPLSLAVGLAASFVVAWLVIAAFLRYLTRFGLAPFGVYRIALGALVLLFARP